From the Cucurbita pepo subsp. pepo cultivar mu-cu-16 chromosome LG05, ASM280686v2, whole genome shotgun sequence genome, one window contains:
- the LOC111795383 gene encoding splicing factor 3B subunit 6-like protein produces MATFSLPRKGNTRLPPEVNRVLYVRNLPFNITSEEMYDIFGKYGAIRQIRIGTNKDTRGTAFVVYEDIYDAKTAVDHLSGFNVANRYLIVLYYQQAKMSKKFDQKKKEDEIARMQEKYGVSTKDK; encoded by the coding sequence ATGGCCACATTCAGTCTTCCCCGCAAGGGAAACACGAGGCTGCCGCCGGAGGTCAACAGAGTTTTGTATGTACGAAATTTGCCCTTCAACATTACCAGCGAAGAGATGTACGATATATTCGGCAAGTACGGGGCGATTCGGCAGATCCGGATTGGAACGAACAAGGATACTAGAGGTACCGCCTTTGTTGTTTACGAGGATATCTATGATGCTAAGACGGCGGTGGATCATCTCTCCGGTTTCAACGTTGCGAATCGGTATCTGATCGTGTTGTACTACCAGCAGGCCAAGATGAGTAAAAAGTTCgatcagaagaagaaagaggatgaaatTGCTAGGATGCAGGAGAAGTACGGGGTTTCTACGAAAGATAAGTAA
- the LOC111795381 gene encoding calcium-dependent protein kinase 34 produces MGNCCSRDNPDDAPTSAREDSNGDNSKDDGGNTNSIKHAPSASPVASAKASKTSQIGTVLGRPMEDVRNTYSIGKELGRGQFGVTHLCTHKASGEQLACKTIAKRKLVNKEDIEDVRREVQIMHHLTGQLNIVELKGAYEDKHSVHLVMELCAGGELFDRIIAKGHYTERAAASLLRTIVQIVHTCHSMGVIHRDLKPENFLLLSKDETSPLKATDFGLSVFYKQGEVFKDIVGSAYYIAPEVLKRRYGPEVDIWSVGVMLYILLCGVPPFWAESEHGIFNAILRGHVDFTSDPWPSISPAAKDLVRKMLNSDPKQRLTAFQVLNHPWIKEDGEAPDRPLDNAVLNRLKQFRAMNKFKKVALRVIAGCLSEEEIMGLKQMFKNMDTDNSGTITLEELKQGLAKQGTKLSEYEVKQLMEAADADGNGTIDYDEFITATMHLNRMDREEHLYTAFQYFDKDNSGYITTEELEQALRDYGMHDGRDIKEILSEVDADNDGRINYDEFVAMMRKGNPDGNPKKRRDSFNV; encoded by the exons ATGGGCAACTGTTGCTCTCGTGACAATCCCGACGATGCCCCCACCAGCGCGAGGGAGGATTCTAACGGGGATAACTCCAAGGATGATGGCGGAAATACCAACTCCATTAAGCATGCTCCTTCGGCCTCGCCGGTGGCTTCCGCCAAGGCTTCTAAGACCTCTCAGATCGGAACTGTTCTAGGGCGGCCGATGGAGGATGTCCGAAACACTTACTCCATTGGTAAGGAGCTGGGAAGGGGTCAATTTGGGGTAACCCATTTGTGTACTCATAAGGCTAGTGGCGAACAGTTGGCGTGCAAAACCATTGCTAAGAGGAAGCTCGTAAATAAGGAGGATATTGAAGATGTTCGAAGGGAGGTCCAGATTATGCACCATTTAACTGGTCAGCTCAACATTGTTGAGCTTAAAGGTGCTTATGAAGATAAGCATTCTGTTCATTTAGTCATGGAGTTGTGCGCTGGAGGAGAGTTGTTTGATCGCATCATAGCAAAAGGGCATTACACCGAGCGAGCTGCGGCATCGTTGCTCAGGACTATTGTGCAGATTGTGCATACTTGCCATTCCATGGGGGTTATTCATAGAGATCTTAAGCCTGAAAACTTTCTCTTGCTGAGCAAGGACGAGACGTCTCCGCTCAAGGCTACCGATTTCGGTTTATCCGTGTTCTACAAGCAAG GAGAGGTGTTTAAGGATATTGTTGGTAGTGCATATTACATTGCACCAGAAGTCCTGAAGAGGAGATATGGCCCTGAAGTTGACATTTGGAGCGTTGGAGTCATGCTATACATTCTTCTGTGTGGTGTTCCACCTTTTTGGGCAG AATCCGAACATGGGATATTCAATGCGATCTTGCGTGGCCACGTCGATTTTACGAGCGATCCCTGGCCTTCGATATCTCCAGCAGCAAAGGATCTTGTAAGGAAGATGTTGAATTCAGACCCCAAGCAGAGATTGACAGCCTTCCAAGTCTTAA ATCATCCATGGATTAAGGAGGATGGAGAAGCACCTGATAGACCACTCGACAACGCGGTGCTCAATAGGCTCAAACAGTTCCGTGCGATGAACAAATTCAAGAAAGTCGCTCTTCGG GTGATTGCGGGCTGTCTatcagaagaagaaatcatggGGCTCAAACAAATGTTCAAAAACATGGATACTGACAACAGCGGGACAATAACGCTTGAAGAACTTAAGCAAGGACTCGCAAAGCAAGGCACAAAACTCTCTGAATATGAAGTGAAACAATTAATGGAAGCC GCGGATGCCGATGGCAATGGAACCATAGACTACGACGAGTTCATCACGGCGACAATGCACCTAAACCGAATGGATAGAGAAGAGCATCTCTACACTGCCTTCCAGTATTTCGACAAAGATAACAGCGg TTATATCACGACCGAGGAGTTAGAGCAAGCTCTTAGAGACTACGGAATGCACGATGGGAGGGACATCAAGGAGATCCTTTCTGAAGTGGATGCAGACAAC GACGGTCGCATCAACTACGATGAATTTGTGGCGATGATGCGAAAAGGAAATCCAGACGGGAATCCGAAAAAGCGTCGTGACTCTTTCAACGTTTGA